The proteins below are encoded in one region of Lolium rigidum isolate FL_2022 unplaced genomic scaffold, APGP_CSIRO_Lrig_0.1 contig_7407_1, whole genome shotgun sequence:
- the LOC124682242 gene encoding uncharacterized protein LOC124682242 has product MNSRPIVLVFLLLVLIITSQFEWKQQIGEAEASPEATRRRQQALVVREDAVKEKIILAQEKNIQQLTELIQSLQVQLLHCRGSNSTTAHSASSNQSSTSDTEAEGHELIGD; this is encoded by the exons ATGAATTCGAGACCAATAGTCCTTGTCTTCCTCCTGCTCGTGCTCATCATAACGTCGCAGTTTGAGTGGAAACAGCAGATTGGTGAGGCCGAGGCCAGCCCGGAAGCTACACGGCGGAGACAACAAGCGCTGGTCGTAAGGGAAGATGCTGTTAAAGAGAAA ATAATATTGGCGCAAGAGAAGAACATCCAGCAGCTCACCGAGCTTATCCAGAGCCTCCAGGTGCAGCTACTGCACTGTCGTGGCAGCAACAGTACTACTGCTCATAGCGCCTCTTCAAATCAGTCGTCGACCAGCGACACCGAAGCAGAGGGACATGAACTAATCGGTGATTGA